Proteins encoded in a region of the Thermus tengchongensis genome:
- a CDS encoding LutC/YkgG family protein yields the protein MWTCWAKSSTRSRARILARIRKALKERPKALLPEHPHLRLGEDPLDLFLRRLAENGAEGHLLDGEGVVGLLKELAQGLPGAAYGKGVPPSFRLFPELPPEAAPLGVSWALFAVAETGTLALSSADGRKAQLLPPTHLVLVERARVYPTLLEAFLDLKVLPSALGLYSGPSKSADIGQVMVKGVHGPGRLVVAVL from the coding sequence TTGTGGACTTGCTGGGCAAAGTCATCAACACGCTCTAGAGCCCGGATCCTCGCCCGCATCCGCAAGGCCCTGAAGGAGCGGCCCAAGGCCCTCCTGCCCGAACACCCCCACCTGCGCCTTGGGGAAGACCCCCTGGACCTCTTCCTCAGGCGCCTCGCGGAAAACGGGGCCGAGGGCCACCTCCTGGACGGGGAAGGGGTGGTGGGGCTCCTGAAGGAGCTGGCCCAAGGCCTCCCCGGGGCGGCCTACGGCAAGGGGGTACCCCCTTCCTTCCGCCTTTTCCCGGAGCTGCCCCCGGAGGCGGCACCCCTGGGGGTTTCCTGGGCGCTGTTCGCCGTGGCCGAAACCGGCACCCTGGCCCTCTCCTCCGCGGACGGGCGAAAGGCCCAGCTCCTTCCCCCCACCCACCTGGTCCTGGTGGAGCGGGCGCGGGTCTACCCCACCTTGCTGGAAGCCTTCCTGGACCTGAAGGTCCTTCCCAGCGCCCTGGGCCTCTACTCCGGCCCCTCCAAGAGCGCGGACATCGGCCAGGTGATGGTGAAGGGGGTCCACGGGCCCGGCCGGCTGGTGGTGGCAGTTCTATGA